One genomic region from Dehalobacter restrictus DSM 9455 encodes:
- a CDS encoding prepilin-type N-terminal cleavage/methylation domain-containing protein, with translation MVKNEKGFTLLEVMLVVVILAILAAIVIPRFVGNAETAREKADITTGREVKAALDRYQVDNGIYLRIDELSAANGTITGSGLIPDYIARLDPTVTQQKAETGKTGFGIAEITGNTFPDPGNLIMVYLSSDGSQAEVKVFDESLASTLWSSI, from the coding sequence GTGGTTAAAAACGAGAAAGGATTTACCCTTCTGGAAGTTATGCTGGTGGTCGTTATTCTGGCCATCCTAGCCGCAATTGTCATCCCGCGTTTCGTTGGGAATGCAGAAACAGCTCGGGAGAAAGCCGACATCACAACAGGACGTGAAGTCAAAGCAGCGCTGGACAGGTATCAGGTCGACAATGGAATATATCTCAGGATTGATGAACTTTCTGCTGCAAACGGAACGATCACGGGTTCAGGACTTATCCCTGATTATATTGCCAGACTTGATCCAACGGTGACGCAGCAAAAGGCCGAGACAGGGAAAACGGGCTTTGGTATTGCAGAAATTACCGGAAATACCTTTCCTGACCCCGGAAATTTGATTATGGTATATCTAAGTTCGGATGGATCTCAGGCTGAAGTTAAAGTTTTTGACGAAAGTCTTGCCAGTACTTTATGGTCGTCTATTTAG
- a CDS encoding MarR family winged helix-turn-helix transcriptional regulator, with protein sequence MQNKSELIKELTDVGHLFRKILTRPIESNCKVNVKPSQKYALIALSNYSEMTMSELGRDLLVSKQQLTIIVGELLRKGYVERYLDKNNLRIVYVRLTEEGRNALNEIYTHVETGLSSKLDLLSDEELDALMSAAVSIKKSLEKIDENE encoded by the coding sequence ATGCAGAATAAATCCGAACTAATAAAGGAACTAACCGATGTCGGGCATCTTTTTCGCAAGATTCTAACCCGGCCCATAGAATCAAATTGCAAAGTGAATGTAAAGCCTTCGCAAAAGTACGCCCTGATCGCACTGTCAAATTACAGTGAGATGACCATGTCAGAACTCGGTCGGGACCTATTGGTCTCGAAGCAGCAGCTTACCATCATCGTTGGTGAATTGCTGAGAAAGGGTTACGTTGAGCGTTATCTTGATAAGAATAATCTTCGTATTGTCTATGTCCGGCTGACCGAAGAGGGAAGAAACGCTCTTAATGAGATCTATACGCATGTAGAAACCGGACTTTCATCAAAGCTGGATCTACTGTCCGATGAAGAGCTTGACGCGTTAATGTCTGCGGCGGTTTCAATTAAGAAATCGCTCGAGAAAATAGATGAAAATGAATAG
- a CDS encoding amidohydrolase family protein — MSIEITNVQIFDGIKLTNHKSVVIENGFISHKTKGDTVINGEGGTLLPGLIDAHVHMEALNDLENGVKYGVTSMLDMAAHSTEFINSLKKRPGFSDILTCYTAALYPIDDPKAFVADQVNKGADYIKIIIEDQPRMAEKPLSPETITALTEAAHEHKLLVFAHAVSMATFKTAIDAGVDVITHIPVEAPMSQSLIEEMLKKGTITVPTSGMMKKTIAFLNRIPNVNLDTQNIDMTLKALMNAGIPVIAGTDANHAPFAPASIDHGIGLLDEIEAFVAAGMTPVQALQSATSLPARLFGFITDRGMIKPGLRADLLLVDGDPTTDIKALHKVKRVWVNGIESSITA, encoded by the coding sequence ATGTCAATAGAAATAACCAATGTACAGATTTTTGATGGCATAAAATTAACGAATCATAAATCGGTTGTGATTGAAAATGGTTTCATATCCCACAAAACCAAAGGGGACACGGTTATTAACGGCGAGGGGGGTACACTGCTGCCCGGACTGATTGACGCGCACGTCCATATGGAAGCATTAAATGATCTGGAAAATGGTGTAAAATACGGAGTCACCTCTATGCTTGATATGGCGGCTCATTCCACGGAGTTTATAAACAGCCTGAAAAAACGCCCGGGATTTTCGGATATATTGACTTGTTACACAGCTGCGCTTTATCCTATTGACGATCCCAAAGCTTTCGTTGCCGATCAGGTTAATAAAGGCGCAGATTATATAAAAATCATCATTGAGGATCAACCGCGTATGGCGGAAAAGCCCTTATCCCCGGAAACAATTACCGCCTTGACGGAGGCAGCACACGAACATAAACTTCTGGTATTCGCTCATGCTGTATCGATGGCGACTTTCAAAACGGCCATTGATGCAGGTGTTGATGTTATTACGCACATTCCGGTTGAAGCCCCGATGTCGCAATCCCTGATCGAAGAAATGTTGAAAAAAGGGACTATTACGGTTCCTACTTCGGGCATGATGAAAAAAACGATCGCTTTTCTAAATCGTATCCCCAATGTCAACTTGGATACGCAAAATATAGATATGACACTAAAAGCCTTAATGAATGCGGGAATACCAGTCATTGCAGGTACTGATGCAAATCATGCACCCTTTGCCCCTGCCAGTATCGACCACGGCATTGGTTTACTTGATGAAATCGAAGCGTTTGTGGCTGCAGGCATGACTCCTGTGCAGGCGCTGCAAAGCGCAACCAGCCTTCCAGCCAGATTATTCGGATTCATCACTGACAGAGGGATGATTAAACCGGGTCTCAGGGCGGATTTGCTTTTGGTTGATGGTGACCCTACTACCGATATTAAAGCCCTCCATAAGGTTAAACGCGTATGGGTCAATGGGATTGAGTCATCTATTACCGCATAA
- a CDS encoding amidohydrolase family protein, which yields MKIITIEEHVNNKEITAASWKNLLQMTPYISDSHSPGLSYYTTSTDGNVEEKWLESMDAGKIDMQVLSYTTATQLIPAPEAVSIAQAANNEMAERVKRYPDRFAAFATLPWADPKAAADELERTVKELNFKGVLLSGRPSADATFLDNPKFEPVLEMANFLKVPIYMHPGFPARTVQEAYYAGLDPVVSARLSAFGWGWHAEVGVHMLRMILAGIFEKYPDLQLIAGHWGEMVPFFLARLDEALSKEATHLPKTISETFINHVYVTPSGMFTLPHFQFILQVLGADRIIFSVDYPYIGNENARAFLENAPISPSDKEKIAHGNAERLLKL from the coding sequence ATGAAGATTATTACAATTGAAGAGCATGTAAATAATAAAGAAATAACCGCAGCGTCATGGAAAAATTTGTTGCAAATGACACCGTACATTTCCGATTCCCACTCGCCGGGGTTGTCCTATTACACAACGAGTACCGATGGGAATGTTGAGGAAAAGTGGTTGGAAAGCATGGATGCAGGAAAAATAGATATGCAGGTGCTTTCTTATACCACAGCGACTCAGCTAATTCCGGCACCGGAAGCTGTTTCGATAGCGCAGGCAGCCAATAATGAAATGGCGGAGAGGGTTAAAAGATATCCTGACCGCTTTGCAGCTTTTGCAACACTACCGTGGGCAGACCCGAAGGCGGCGGCAGATGAACTGGAACGCACCGTCAAAGAACTTAATTTCAAGGGGGTTTTACTTAGCGGACGACCGTCTGCAGACGCAACCTTTCTTGATAACCCTAAATTTGAGCCTGTTCTTGAGATGGCAAACTTTTTAAAGGTGCCCATTTATATGCACCCGGGATTTCCTGCCAGAACAGTGCAGGAGGCGTATTATGCCGGATTGGATCCAGTTGTCAGTGCAAGGTTGTCAGCGTTTGGCTGGGGGTGGCACGCAGAAGTAGGCGTCCATATGCTACGAATGATATTAGCGGGTATTTTTGAAAAATATCCCGATTTACAGCTGATTGCAGGTCATTGGGGCGAGATGGTGCCGTTTTTCCTTGCACGTCTTGATGAAGCACTTTCCAAGGAAGCGACACATCTCCCGAAAACAATATCTGAAACCTTTATAAACCATGTTTATGTTACGCCAAGCGGTATGTTTACGCTGCCGCACTTCCAATTTATCTTGCAGGTATTGGGAGCAGACAGGATCATATTCTCTGTAGATTATCCTTATATCGGCAACGAGAACGCGCGAGCGTTTCTTGAAAATGCACCAATCAGCCCTTCCGATAAGGAAAAGATTGCCCATGGCAATGCAGAGCGTCTGCTCAAGCTGTAA
- a CDS encoding LysM peptidoglycan-binding domain-containing protein: protein MKKYAIKSGDTFFLLASQNGCCWQDISKANPGVDPCALVIGQLINIPDRQASGYGASGSAGSAYANNPGNSFTGAQKRYDDVILEVEGVKIRVARIGEPTVPHEVHFILPRTEIRKVECPGNGVIETSIMLSNINIVNSPRIEGEKSALGVIYRQTQNSEKTNSEAPK from the coding sequence TTGAAAAAGTATGCAATAAAGTCAGGAGATACATTTTTCCTTTTAGCCAGCCAAAACGGGTGCTGCTGGCAGGATATCAGCAAAGCAAACCCCGGCGTTGATCCCTGCGCTTTGGTCATAGGACAGCTCATCAATATTCCGGATCGTCAGGCTTCCGGTTATGGTGCTTCCGGATCTGCCGGTTCAGCTTACGCCAACAATCCAGGCAATTCTTTTACCGGTGCCCAAAAACGGTATGATGATGTAATCCTTGAAGTCGAAGGCGTAAAAATCCGGGTTGCCAGAATCGGCGAACCGACAGTTCCGCATGAGGTGCATTTTATCCTGCCAAGGACTGAAATCCGGAAAGTGGAATGTCCCGGAAATGGAGTTATTGAAACCAGCATCATGCTGAGCAATATTAACATTGTCAATTCTCCGCGGATCGAAGGCGAAAAATCTGCGCTTGGAGTTATTTATCGTCAGACCCAGAACAGTGAGAAGACGAACAGCGAAGCGCCAAAATAG
- a CDS encoding type II 3-dehydroquinate dehydratase, whose translation MNRIHVFHGVNLHFLGQREPDIYGRITLDEVNGRLIETGQTHGFTVECRQTNYEGELVDWITKLTPSDFLILNPGAWTHTSYALYDAIKGVSVPALEVHLSNIYARESFRSHSVIAGACVGQISGLGTDSYFLALAYALEFQKYRQKERNSNHEAGKDSPETGRE comes from the coding sequence ATGAACCGTATTCATGTTTTCCATGGTGTCAATCTTCATTTTCTCGGGCAGAGAGAACCGGATATATACGGCAGAATAACCCTTGATGAAGTGAACGGCAGACTGATCGAGACGGGGCAAACACATGGCTTCACTGTCGAGTGCCGTCAGACGAACTATGAAGGAGAGCTTGTGGACTGGATTACAAAGTTAACGCCGTCTGATTTTTTAATCCTTAACCCCGGGGCCTGGACCCATACGAGCTATGCGCTTTACGATGCGATCAAAGGGGTCAGCGTACCCGCTCTCGAAGTGCATCTGTCGAATATTTACGCCCGGGAAAGTTTCCGTTCCCATTCGGTGATCGCTGGAGCTTGCGTCGGGCAAATCAGCGGACTCGGGACAGACAGTTATTTTCTGGCCTTAGCCTATGCGCTGGAATTTCAAAAGTACCGTCAGAAAGAAAGGAATAGCAACCATGAGGCTGGAAAAGATTCGCCGGAGACTGGCCGAGAATAA